In bacterium, the genomic window ATGACAAGCAACGTGGGTTCTCATCTCATTCGCCGTGAAGGAGATATTGGTTTTGTCCACATCAACCCAAGTGAAAAAAGAGCAATCGACGCAACACATAAAGACCTGTCCCAAAAACTAACTGGAGAATTGCGAAAAATGTTTAAAGTTGAGTTTTTGAATCGAGTCGATTCAATACTAGTTTTCAAACCTTTACACAAAGATTCAGTCAAAAAAATCGCCAAACTCCTTTTGGATGAAGTCAAGATCCGTCTCAAAGACTATCGAATTAAACTTGATGTCCAGAACAAAGTTTACGATTTTTTGGTCAAAAAAGGTTTTTCTACTGAGTTTGGAGCTCGTGAACTACGACGCCTTATCCAGGAGGAGATCGAAGATCCGCTCTCCGAAGGGATTCTTTCCGGTACCTTTAGCCAGGGGCAGAAACTTTCTGTCAAAGTTGACCAAGACAAGATCGTTCTCAAGTGAGCCTTGCCAAACCCTCCCCCTCTCTCTACAATGTTTTGACCATGTCCAAAGCCGCGACTATTTATATCTGTCAGCAGTGTGGGTACCAATCACCCTCATATTTAGGGAAGTGCCCGAACTGTGAGAGCTGGGGGTCCTTGGTCGAAACTCTAGTAACTGAGCCTAAAGCCGGTAAAGGTCTAAGCCCAGCTCGGACAAAGCCAGTTAAGCTCGCAGAAGCCTCTCTGAAGCCCCTGAAGAGACTCGAGACTGGTTTGGAAGAGCTTGATCGGGTTTTGGGCGGGGGGATAGTTCCCGGCAGTCTGACCCTGCTTGCGGGCGATCCAGGCATTGGCAAATCTACCCTCTTACTTCAGCTGGCTTCAGAATTTACTTCCCTTTACGTTTCCGGTGAAGAATCAGTCGAGCAGGTCAAGATCCGCTTCAATCGGCTCAAACTCAAGGGTAAATTGATATCAATTTTACCCGAGACGAACCTAGAAAGTATTTTGGCCTCAATTCAAGATGAGAAATACCAAGTTGTGATCGTAGATTCGATTCAAACCCTACTTTCTTCTGAGCTCAACTCAACTCCCGGAAGTATTGCTCAGGTGCGTGAATGCGCCTTTAAACTACAGAGACTTGCCAAGGAACAAAATGTGGCTGTTTTCTTGATTGGGCACGTAACCAAAGAAGGAGCAGTGGCTGGACCAAAGGTTCTTGAGCACCTGGTTGATACAGTCCTTGTGCTTGAAGGTCAACGTGAGTCTGCTTTCCGTTTGCTTATTTCCAGCAAAAATAGGTTCGGTCCGGTTGACGAGATTGGAGTTTTCGAAATGGAGGAAAGCGGAATGAAGCAGGTCAGCAATCCAAGTAAACTTTTTCTCGAGGGTAGGGTTGAGGCTGCAGGTTCAGTTATCTTGCCCGTAGTTGAGGGTAGCCGTGTCTTGCTCACCGAAGTTCAGGCGCTCACCAATTCAACTAGCTTTGGTTTGCCGATTCGCCGCAGCTTTGGTTTGGATCAGAACCGACTGCAACTGCTCGTAGCTACGCTTAACAAGCGGGCTGGGCTCAATTTACAAAATCAGGATGTTTTTATCAATGTTGTCGGTGGTTTGAAGCTAGTTGAACCGGCTGCTGATCTGGCCGTCTGCTTGGCTATTGCTGCGAGCGTGTCCGATAGGGTAATATCAAAGCAAACAGTCTCTTTCGGTGAGGTTGGGCTTATGGGAGAAATACGCACCGTTCCCAACCTAAAGAAAAGAGTAGCTGAAGCTAAAAAGCTTGGTTTCAGCAAATTTATCACGCCAGAGACGGCCCGAACTTTGAAAGAGGCGATCGATCTGGCTTTTGAAAAGAAGTTTTTTACTAAATAAGGGCAAAACGAATTTATCCTGTCTTTATCTGAAAATTGCCCGCCCTGAACTAGATTTAATTTAGCGCAGGGTAAGAAAGGAATTATCTTTATGAGTTCAGGCCCCACCCGCCTGGTTATCGGTGGTATTTTCTGTCTAATCGGATTCTTCTTTGTGCGCACTTTTGTTCATTTGAACGAGAGCGGTTTGCAGTTAGCTGCCTACTTCGGTGCGGTAGTTGTCGGGGGAGCAATCGGGGTCTATTTGATCCCGTTTCTTACAAACTTTCTCGCCGTTCTCACCGCCAATATTTCAAAGAGAGTTGCTGCCGAAGTTTCATCTCAGCTTCGTTTACCCTCGATTCCCAGGCAATTCCCACGACGGGAAAAAGAAAATGGCCAAAAATGGATCAACCCAATCTGTGTTGATACCAGTGCTTTGATTGACGGTAGAATTGCAGAAATCGTCGAATCAGGCTTCCTTTTCGGTACGATCGTTGTTCCCAACTTTATTTTGCTTGAGCT contains:
- the radA gene encoding DNA repair protein RadA, giving the protein MSKAATIYICQQCGYQSPSYLGKCPNCESWGSLVETLVTEPKAGKGLSPARTKPVKLAEASLKPLKRLETGLEELDRVLGGGIVPGSLTLLAGDPGIGKSTLLLQLASEFTSLYVSGEESVEQVKIRFNRLKLKGKLISILPETNLESILASIQDEKYQVVIVDSIQTLLSSELNSTPGSIAQVRECAFKLQRLAKEQNVAVFLIGHVTKEGAVAGPKVLEHLVDTVLVLEGQRESAFRLLISSKNRFGPVDEIGVFEMEESGMKQVSNPSKLFLEGRVEAAGSVILPVVEGSRVLLTEVQALTNSTSFGLPIRRSFGLDQNRLQLLVATLNKRAGLNLQNQDVFINVVGGLKLVEPAADLAVCLAIAASVSDRVISKQTVSFGEVGLMGEIRTVPNLKKRVAEAKKLGFSKFITPETARTLKEAIDLAFEKKFFTK